The following are from one region of the Actinoplanes sp. L3-i22 genome:
- a CDS encoding ATP-binding cassette domain-containing protein — translation MILSFGRVQDSAPRRAAAGQGHFNPLRRTTSAPPPAEPAPPGRRRVAKGPVDPRLLRHARSSRGGVALLALIGTGQAAATLAIAVALTWIIAPGSFFLHGPRTSAIVLLAGAFAVRGLLSWAEQVVARRTAARVTDELRQSLLTAVVRRGPAWVASYGAGRLTTVLGTGLDSLRPWFSGYLPSLVLGVVLPPAVIAVMLLVDPASAVIALLTLPLVPLLGALIGWATQARAEQRWAADARLAGHFLDVVRGLGTLKMYGRAERQIEVIADLTDRHRRATLRVLRVAFLSSTALDLVGTLSVGLVAVQAGIRVAGGSMPLAPALLAILLAPEVYRPLREMAARYHAATDATAVIADVDEILTVAPATTGSLAAYTAPDALQLSAEWAALARAGRVADRWGVLAAGVRASYPDAAGDALRLDDLAVRVGEVVALRGPSGAGKSTALRVFAGLHPADAGAVAVGRAFHLSQRPALPHARTVGEAFAADATGEEIRAALHMVGLDTEVTAGTALGEHGNGISAGQRQRLALAALLHRAGRAAATVQRAADRSRRDEPGPKRRPLPVVTLLLDEPTAHLDPDSEQLVVARLREFARRDCAVLVVAHRPALLAAADRVVDVRAPFPACAEDASETPLAASQIPSAAAQDQSLLPRILPTSAQPDARAVDAQREAQPAEPRPAARTVDAQREAQPAEPRPAARAVDARHEAQPAEARPAARAVDVWWRRPWVAVALGVGAVLGGVLLTGSAAWLLVRAATLPPVLTLSAAVVLVRGSAVARPLLRYLERLVAHDVAFARLGSRRAAVYAQLIPRVPGAHLHRRGDLLTRLVDDVDARVDGLLRGWLPALTAMITVGIGGAAAIGIVPGVAGAIALGVLISGVVAPLVAGWQVDRQDAATGVARAALRDAMVETVDGVEELGAGAGRSGVPQERSRTLAALEARAARMSGSAAAVAHLGWAVAAAGTAVALGGAGVSAEWSAVVLLGVIALGEPLVAMPDAATARRQAAGAERRVAALTAETPGRAAAPTAETPGRAAVPTAETPSRAGTPPAETLGRAAASSAETPVGAAGIFEESGIADAAGASGRTENANGTGNTGGTGNTGGTGNTGGTGNTGGTGNTGGTGNTGGTGGTGNTGGTGDVGRLERGRLVGVDPVDVDGAVIVRGLVAGWDPGVEPALDGVDLVLAPGARVAVTGRSGCGKSTFGAVLGGLLGARAGEVRVGGKVVLVGDETGHVFASSVRENLRLASPAATDPQLLGVLRRVGLGSWLAGLPDGLDAWLGTGGSTMSGGQRRRFATARALLADPALLILDEPTEGIDEAGARELMADLLDAASGRTVLIFAHRMEGLDLVENIYELSDGKLNVGLDRSVL, via the coding sequence GTGATCCTCTCCTTCGGCCGCGTCCAGGATTCCGCTCCCCGCCGGGCCGCGGCGGGTCAAGGTCACTTCAACCCCCTTCGGCGTACGACGTCAGCCCCGCCCCCGGCCGAGCCCGCCCCGCCGGGCCGGCGCCGGGTCGCGAAGGGGCCGGTCGATCCACGGCTGCTGCGCCACGCCCGCAGCTCGCGCGGCGGGGTGGCCCTGCTGGCCCTGATCGGAACCGGACAGGCCGCCGCGACCCTGGCCATCGCGGTCGCGCTGACCTGGATCATCGCCCCGGGCTCGTTCTTCCTCCACGGGCCGCGGACCTCGGCGATCGTGCTGCTGGCCGGCGCCTTCGCCGTGCGGGGCCTGCTCTCCTGGGCCGAGCAGGTGGTCGCCCGGCGGACCGCCGCCCGGGTCACCGACGAGCTGCGGCAGTCGCTGCTCACGGCCGTGGTGCGGCGCGGCCCGGCGTGGGTGGCTTCCTACGGCGCGGGGCGGCTCACCACGGTGCTCGGCACCGGGCTGGACTCGCTGCGGCCGTGGTTCTCCGGGTATCTCCCGTCCCTGGTCCTCGGCGTGGTCCTGCCGCCCGCGGTGATCGCCGTGATGCTCCTGGTCGACCCGGCCTCCGCGGTGATCGCGCTGCTCACTCTCCCGCTGGTCCCGCTGCTCGGCGCGCTGATCGGCTGGGCCACGCAGGCCCGCGCCGAGCAGCGCTGGGCGGCGGACGCGCGACTGGCCGGGCACTTCCTGGACGTGGTCCGCGGGCTGGGCACGCTCAAGATGTACGGTCGCGCCGAACGCCAGATCGAGGTGATCGCCGACCTCACCGACCGCCATCGCCGGGCCACCCTCCGGGTCCTGCGGGTCGCCTTCCTCTCCTCCACCGCCCTCGACCTGGTCGGCACGCTCTCCGTCGGCCTGGTCGCGGTCCAGGCCGGCATCCGGGTCGCCGGGGGCTCGATGCCGCTGGCCCCGGCCCTGCTGGCGATCCTGCTGGCCCCCGAGGTCTACCGGCCGTTGCGCGAGATGGCCGCCCGCTACCACGCCGCCACCGACGCCACCGCGGTGATCGCCGACGTCGACGAGATCCTGACCGTCGCGCCCGCGACCACCGGGTCGCTTGCCGCCTACACCGCCCCGGACGCACTCCAGTTGAGCGCCGAATGGGCGGCCCTCGCGCGGGCCGGCCGGGTCGCGGATCGGTGGGGGGTGCTTGCTGCGGGGGTGCGGGCGTCCTACCCGGACGCGGCCGGCGATGCGTTGCGGCTGGACGATCTGGCGGTTCGAGTCGGGGAGGTCGTCGCGCTGCGCGGGCCGTCCGGGGCCGGGAAGAGCACCGCGCTGCGGGTGTTCGCCGGGCTGCACCCGGCCGACGCGGGGGCGGTGGCGGTGGGACGGGCCTTCCATCTGTCACAGCGGCCCGCGCTGCCGCACGCCCGGACCGTGGGTGAGGCCTTCGCGGCGGATGCGACCGGCGAGGAGATCCGGGCCGCGCTGCACATGGTCGGGCTGGACACCGAGGTCACCGCGGGTACCGCGCTCGGCGAGCACGGCAACGGCATCTCCGCCGGCCAGCGCCAGCGCCTGGCCCTGGCGGCGCTCCTGCACCGGGCCGGCCGCGCCGCCGCCACCGTCCAGCGCGCCGCCGACCGGAGCCGTCGGGACGAACCCGGCCCGAAGCGCCGGCCGCTCCCGGTGGTGACCCTTCTGCTGGACGAGCCCACCGCCCACCTCGACCCGGACTCCGAGCAACTGGTGGTCGCTCGGTTGCGGGAGTTCGCGCGGCGGGACTGTGCTGTCCTGGTGGTGGCGCATCGGCCCGCGCTCCTGGCTGCCGCCGACCGGGTCGTCGACGTTCGCGCCCCGTTTCCGGCCTGCGCAGAGGACGCCTCCGAGACGCCCCTGGCCGCTAGCCAGATCCCGTCCGCGGCCGCTCAAGATCAATCCTTGCTCCCGCGCATACTGCCGACAAGTGCGCAGCCCGATGCCCGGGCAGTGGACGCGCAGCGCGAAGCCCAGCCGGCAGAGCCGCGACCGGCGGCCCGGACGGTGGACGCGCAGCGCGAAGCCCAGCCGGCAGAGCCGCGACCGGCGGCCCGGGCAGTGGACGCGCGGCACGAAGCCCAGCCGGCGGAGGCACGGCCTGCAGCTCGCGCGGTGGACGTGTGGTGGCGGCGGCCGTGGGTGGCGGTCGCGCTGGGGGTGGGGGCGGTCCTCGGCGGGGTGCTGCTGACCGGGTCGGCGGCTTGGCTTCTGGTGCGGGCGGCCACCTTGCCGCCGGTGCTGACGCTCTCGGCGGCGGTGGTGCTGGTGCGGGGTAGTGCGGTGGCGCGGCCGCTGCTTCGGTATCTGGAGCGGCTCGTCGCGCACGATGTGGCGTTCGCTCGGTTGGGGAGTCGGCGGGCGGCCGTGTATGCGCAGCTCATTCCCCGGGTGCCGGGGGCTCACCTGCATCGGCGCGGGGATCTGCTCACGCGGCTCGTCGACGATGTGGACGCACGCGTGGACGGGCTGCTGCGCGGGTGGCTGCCGGCGTTGACCGCGATGATCACGGTCGGGATCGGCGGGGCGGCGGCGATCGGGATCGTGCCCGGTGTCGCGGGGGCGATCGCGCTCGGTGTGCTGATCTCCGGGGTGGTCGCTCCGCTGGTGGCGGGGTGGCAGGTGGACCGGCAGGACGCCGCTACCGGGGTGGCGCGGGCCGCGCTGCGGGACGCGATGGTCGAGACGGTCGACGGTGTGGAGGAGTTGGGGGCCGGGGCCGGGCGGTCCGGCGTACCGCAGGAAAGGAGCCGGACCCTCGCGGCGCTGGAGGCGCGGGCGGCGCGGATGTCGGGATCGGCCGCGGCAGTTGCCCATCTTGGATGGGCGGTGGCGGCCGCCGGGACCGCCGTTGCCCTGGGCGGCGCGGGAGTCTCCGCGGAGTGGAGTGCGGTCGTGTTGCTCGGGGTGATCGCCTTGGGCGAGCCGCTGGTCGCCATGCCCGATGCGGCGACAGCCCGCCGCCAGGCCGCCGGGGCCGAGCGTCGCGTTGCCGCTCTCACCGCGGAAACTCCGGGCCGGGCCGCCGCTCCTACCGCGGAAACTCCGGGCCGGGCCGCCGTTCCTACTGCGGAAACTCCGAGCCGTGCCGGCACTCCTCCCGCGGAAACTCTGGGCCGCGCCGCCGCTTCTAGCGCGGAAACTCCGGTCGGCGCGGCCGGGATCTTCGAGGAATCGGGGATCGCGGACGCGGCGGGCGCCTCGGGCAGAACGGAAAACGCCAACGGCACGGGGAACACGGGCGGCACGGGGAACACGGGCGGCACGGGGAACACGGGCGGCACGGGGAACACGGGCGGCACGGGGAACACGGGCGGCACGGGGAACACGGGCGGCACGGGCGGCACGGGGAACACGGGCGGCACGGGGGACGTGGGGCGGCTTGAGCGCGGGCGGCTCGTCGGAGTTGACCCCGTTGACGTCGACGGGGCGGTGATCGTTCGCGGACTTGTGGCGGGGTGGGATCCGGGCGTGGAGCCCGCGCTCGACGGCGTGGATCTGGTGCTCGCACCGGGGGCCCGGGTTGCGGTCACCGGGCGGTCCGGCTGCGGGAAGTCGACGTTCGGGGCGGTGCTCGGCGGGCTGCTCGGGGCCCGCGCCGGGGAGGTCCGGGTCGGTGGGAAGGTGGTGCTCGTCGGGGACGAGACCGGACACGTGTTCGCTTCGTCCGTACGGGAAAATCTTCGTCTCGCGTCGCCGGCCGCGACCGATCCGCAGCTTTTGGGGGTTTTGCGCAGGGTGGGTCTCGGGTCGTGGCTGGCCGGGCTGCCGGACGGGCTCGACGCCTGGCTCGGGACCGGGGGCAGCACGATGTCGGGTGGGCAGCGGCGACGGTTCGCGACCGCGCGGGCGCTGCTCGCCGATCCGGCGCTGCTGATCCTGGACGAGCCGACCGAGGGGATCGACGAGGCCGGCGCGCGCGAGTTGATGGCGGACCTGCTGGACGCGGCGTCCGGGCGGACCGTGTTGATCTTCGCGCACCGAATGGAGGGCCTGGATCTGGTGGAGAATATCTACGAGCTGTCCGATGGCAAGCTAAATGTCGGATTGGACCGATCGGTCCTCTAG
- the cydB gene encoding cytochrome d ubiquinol oxidase subunit II gives MITFWFAILVLAWVLYFVLEGFDFGVGVLAPFLGRDEHERGAAIRTIGPFWDGNEVWLVAAIGVTFAAFPDWYAALLSALYLPMVGILLLLAVRGVALEFRGKHDSPSWRRRCDWLLAGSSTGVVLLWGAQLGVFMHGLALNADGAVIGNGLSRSLSPLFTPAAGLGALAALLGTVLLGATFLALRTTGPVRRRAVSLARNGGNLGTVGLLLAGIATGSRLTLAAAVLCFIAGMLARQGREGGAFAATAVGVAGAVVAVFTAHGSVVLRSTLDPLWSLTRSEAAASPAALKLITVAGVIVLPGVLAYQAWSYWVFRRRIASERIAS, from the coding sequence ATGATCACCTTCTGGTTCGCGATCCTCGTCCTCGCCTGGGTGCTCTACTTCGTCCTCGAGGGCTTCGACTTCGGCGTCGGGGTGCTCGCCCCGTTCCTCGGGCGCGACGAGCACGAGCGTGGGGCGGCGATCCGTACGATCGGCCCGTTCTGGGACGGCAACGAGGTCTGGCTGGTCGCCGCGATCGGCGTCACCTTCGCCGCCTTCCCGGACTGGTACGCGGCGCTCCTCTCCGCGCTCTACCTGCCCATGGTCGGCATCCTGCTGCTGCTCGCGGTGCGCGGCGTCGCCCTCGAGTTCCGCGGCAAGCACGACTCGCCGTCCTGGCGCCGCCGCTGTGACTGGCTCCTCGCCGGCTCGTCCACCGGGGTGGTGCTGCTCTGGGGCGCCCAGCTCGGCGTCTTCATGCACGGCCTGGCCCTCAACGCCGACGGCGCGGTGATCGGTAACGGTCTCAGCCGCAGCCTCTCCCCTCTGTTCACCCCGGCCGCCGGGCTCGGCGCGCTCGCCGCCTTACTCGGCACGGTCCTGCTCGGCGCGACGTTCCTGGCCCTGCGGACCACCGGCCCGGTGCGCCGGCGCGCGGTGTCGCTGGCCCGCAACGGCGGCAACCTCGGCACGGTCGGCCTGCTGCTCGCCGGCATCGCCACCGGCTCCCGGCTGACCCTGGCCGCCGCGGTGCTCTGCTTCATCGCCGGGATGCTCGCCCGGCAGGGCCGCGAGGGCGGCGCGTTCGCCGCGACCGCGGTCGGTGTGGCCGGCGCGGTGGTCGCGGTCTTCACCGCACACGGGTCGGTCGTGCTGCGCAGCACCCTCGATCCGCTCTGGTCACTGACCCGCTCGGAGGCCGCCGCCAGCCCCGCCGCGCTCAAGCTGATCACCGTTGCCGGGGTGATCGTCCTGCCCGGGGTGCTCGCCTACCAGGCCTGGTCCTACTGGGTCTTCCGCCGCCGGATCGCGAGCGAACGGATCGCGTCGTGA
- a CDS encoding cytochrome ubiquinol oxidase subunit I has protein sequence MDVLDLTRLQFAVVTIYHYLFVPLSISLSAAAAGLHLTWMRTGSEKFLHLTKFVGKLLIVTFAVGVVTGLVQEFQFGLGWSAFAKFYGDVFGPTLAIEGMLAFFLEATFLALWYFGWGRLPRRVHAATIVVVAVGTLLSAYIILAANSFMQNPVAYALDPATGRAHLTSFGELLTNEVVLAAFPHTMAGAAMAGGGLLLAIGVWRVAADGAFRTLARLGAWLMLIGGALTAITGDHLGKVMTAVQPMKMAAAEALYATTTGAPFSVFAIGKLGHEKPFLTVEIPHLLSFLGTGSFGGTVQGIDDLQAQYSAQYGPGSYVPMIPVAFWTFRLMIGAGVAGMALAAYYLWASSNRTWRIPLLPAFLQPGAGVPGWIKRILLLSPLLPAAANTFGWVFTETARQPWLAFGISKVSDGISPGLTSAEVITSLAGFTLVYGFLAIAWFKLVVHLSRKPLAPEISDSAPEAEPVPAY, from the coding sequence GTGGACGTGCTCGACCTGACCCGGCTGCAGTTCGCGGTCGTGACGATCTATCACTACCTGTTCGTGCCGCTGTCGATCAGCCTGTCGGCGGCCGCGGCCGGCCTGCACCTGACCTGGATGCGCACCGGCTCGGAGAAGTTCCTGCACCTGACGAAGTTCGTCGGCAAGCTGCTGATCGTCACGTTCGCGGTCGGCGTGGTCACCGGCCTCGTGCAGGAGTTCCAGTTCGGGCTCGGCTGGAGCGCGTTCGCCAAGTTCTACGGCGACGTGTTCGGCCCGACCCTGGCGATCGAGGGGATGCTCGCGTTCTTCCTGGAGGCGACGTTCCTCGCGCTGTGGTACTTCGGGTGGGGACGTCTGCCCCGGAGGGTGCACGCGGCCACGATCGTGGTCGTCGCGGTCGGGACGCTGCTGTCGGCGTACATCATCCTGGCCGCCAATTCCTTCATGCAGAACCCGGTGGCCTACGCACTGGACCCGGCGACCGGCCGGGCCCATCTGACCAGCTTCGGGGAGCTGCTCACCAACGAGGTGGTGCTCGCGGCGTTCCCGCACACGATGGCCGGGGCGGCGATGGCCGGCGGCGGTCTGCTGCTCGCGATCGGCGTGTGGCGGGTCGCGGCCGACGGCGCCTTCCGGACGCTCGCCCGGCTCGGCGCGTGGCTGATGCTGATCGGCGGCGCGCTGACCGCGATCACCGGCGACCACCTGGGCAAGGTGATGACCGCGGTGCAGCCGATGAAGATGGCCGCCGCGGAGGCGCTCTACGCGACCACGACCGGGGCGCCGTTCTCGGTCTTCGCGATCGGCAAGCTCGGCCACGAGAAGCCGTTCCTCACCGTGGAGATCCCGCACCTGCTGTCCTTCCTGGGCACCGGCTCCTTCGGCGGGACCGTGCAGGGGATCGACGACCTGCAGGCGCAGTACTCCGCTCAGTACGGTCCGGGCAGCTACGTGCCGATGATCCCGGTGGCGTTCTGGACGTTCCGGCTGATGATCGGCGCCGGCGTCGCCGGGATGGCGCTCGCGGCGTACTACCTCTGGGCCTCGTCGAACCGGACGTGGCGGATCCCGCTGCTCCCCGCGTTCCTGCAACCGGGCGCCGGGGTGCCCGGCTGGATCAAGCGGATCCTGCTGCTCTCGCCGCTGCTGCCGGCCGCCGCCAACACGTTCGGCTGGGTCTTCACCGAGACCGCCCGGCAACCCTGGCTCGCGTTCGGCATCTCCAAGGTGTCCGACGGCATCTCCCCCGGGCTCACCAGCGCGGAGGTCATCACGTCGCTGGCCGGCTTCACGCTGGTCTACGGATTCCTCGCGATCGCCTGGTTCAAGCTCGTCGTCCACCTGTCCCGGAAGCCCCTGGCCCCGGAGATCTCGGACAGCGCGCCCGAGGCCGAGCCCGTTCCCGCCTACTAG
- a CDS encoding BlaI/MecI/CopY family transcriptional regulator, with protein MALGGLEREVMDQLWASHVPLTVRQVYLGILADRDLAYTTVMTVLDRLAKKKLVVRTMEDRAYRYAPAQSREEMTAALMFDALNGTPDQDAALAYFLGQLPPGAIQAALDSPPKET; from the coding sequence ATGGCACTTGGCGGTCTCGAACGTGAGGTCATGGACCAGTTGTGGGCTTCGCATGTCCCTTTGACGGTCCGGCAGGTCTATCTCGGCATCCTCGCCGACCGTGATCTGGCATACACCACGGTGATGACCGTGCTCGACCGTCTCGCGAAGAAGAAACTGGTCGTGCGAACCATGGAGGACCGCGCCTATCGGTACGCCCCCGCGCAGTCCCGCGAGGAGATGACCGCCGCCCTGATGTTCGACGCGCTCAACGGCACTCCCGATCAGGACGCCGCGCTGGCATACTTCCTCGGTCAGCTGCCCCCCGGCGCGATCCAAGCCGCCCTGGACTCCCCACCGAAAGAGACGTGA
- a CDS encoding M56 family metallopeptidase, with protein MTALLLGALGLTLSLVAPGILAGARWVDRAPVAAVLLWQALTLTAVLCALGVVLAAPEELTRAAGADHPWVVASLVFSLAVAATIVIRLLISLIKVSVRARARRERHRMLADLLDRAERHQELGGAEVRVLDGTLPLAYCVPGREPRVVLSDAVLRILDREQVDAVLAHEQAHLRHRHELVMESFTAFYQAVPRPLRSRAPLDAVHLLLEMVSDDAARRRTGPVPLRAALARLADAVPLAEEAPADPAGESRRRRLDRLGGPAPRSTGLSVVAGVAAIGLLVLPTVILIVPWLAQALDAWPFRSL; from the coding sequence GTGACCGCTCTTCTTCTCGGAGCCCTCGGGCTGACCCTTTCGCTGGTCGCCCCGGGCATCCTGGCCGGCGCTCGCTGGGTGGACCGTGCCCCGGTCGCGGCCGTGCTGCTCTGGCAGGCCCTCACCCTCACCGCGGTGCTCTGCGCGCTCGGCGTGGTGCTGGCCGCCCCCGAGGAGCTGACCCGGGCGGCCGGCGCGGATCACCCGTGGGTGGTCGCGTCGCTGGTGTTCTCCCTGGCGGTCGCCGCGACCATCGTGATCCGGCTGCTGATCTCGCTGATCAAGGTGTCGGTGCGGGCCCGGGCCCGGCGCGAGCGGCACCGGATGCTCGCCGACCTGCTCGATCGCGCCGAACGGCATCAGGAGCTGGGCGGGGCCGAGGTCCGGGTGCTGGACGGGACGCTGCCGCTGGCCTACTGCGTGCCCGGCCGGGAGCCGCGCGTCGTGCTCAGTGACGCGGTGCTGCGGATCCTGGACCGGGAGCAGGTGGACGCGGTGCTCGCGCACGAGCAGGCGCACCTGCGGCACCGGCACGAGCTGGTGATGGAGTCGTTCACCGCGTTCTATCAGGCGGTGCCCCGGCCGCTGCGGTCACGGGCGCCGCTCGACGCCGTACATCTGTTGCTGGAGATGGTGTCGGACGACGCCGCGAGGCGCCGGACGGGCCCGGTCCCGCTGCGGGCCGCGCTGGCCCGGCTGGCCGACGCCGTCCCTCTGGCGGAGGAGGCGCCCGCCGACCCGGCGGGTGAATCCCGCCGCCGGCGACTTGATCGGCTCGGCGGGCCGGCGCCCCGTTCGACCGGTTTGTCGGTGGTCGCCGGGGTCGCCGCGATCGGTCTGCTGGTGTTACCCACCGTGATTCTGATCGTGCCGTGGCTAGCTCAAGCCCTGGATGCGTGGCCGTTTCGCTCACTGTGA
- a CDS encoding C40 family peptidase, with the protein MKRIGARGVLRGLLCAVTAAGIVLTGPVVAYATPSPSSVEAQIDKQWNELEPVIEDYNDVHGKLLKLQKQQKQLNTTLAPLQKQVDAALGEVRGMAADAYMQGPPTAIGAILGGSASNLTEKLSLLEQLAANRQASIGDVVKLRDKYAADKAKVDALATEISTRDTDLKQKKSAIEKEITSLQKLRLKAYGAAGASDGPYKTGPCPVEYTNDKGGRAAQRACDLVGKPYVFGSEGPNSYDCSGLTKAAWAAVGVHLEHYTKDQWASGKSVSRSELRPGDLVFYYSDVHHVSIYIGGGMVVHAPHTGDFVRMATIDRGPIAGYRRPG; encoded by the coding sequence GTGAAACGGATAGGCGCGCGAGGTGTGCTGCGTGGACTGCTCTGCGCCGTCACCGCTGCCGGAATCGTTCTCACCGGACCTGTCGTTGCCTACGCCACGCCTTCGCCGTCCAGCGTCGAAGCCCAGATCGACAAGCAGTGGAACGAGCTCGAGCCCGTCATCGAGGATTACAACGACGTGCACGGGAAGCTGCTCAAGCTGCAGAAGCAGCAGAAGCAGCTGAACACGACGCTCGCCCCGCTGCAGAAACAGGTCGACGCGGCTCTTGGTGAGGTGCGCGGCATGGCCGCGGACGCGTACATGCAGGGTCCGCCGACCGCCATCGGCGCGATCCTGGGCGGCAGCGCGAGCAACCTGACCGAGAAGCTCTCGCTTCTCGAGCAGCTGGCCGCCAACCGCCAGGCATCGATCGGCGACGTCGTCAAGCTCCGCGACAAGTACGCCGCCGACAAGGCGAAGGTCGACGCTCTGGCGACCGAGATCTCCACCCGGGACACCGACCTCAAACAGAAGAAGTCGGCGATCGAGAAGGAGATCACCTCCCTGCAGAAGCTGCGGCTCAAGGCATACGGCGCGGCCGGAGCCAGCGACGGGCCGTACAAGACGGGCCCGTGCCCGGTCGAATACACGAACGACAAGGGTGGCCGTGCCGCTCAGCGTGCGTGTGACCTGGTCGGGAAGCCCTATGTCTTCGGTTCCGAGGGCCCGAACAGTTACGACTGCTCCGGCCTGACGAAAGCGGCGTGGGCGGCTGTCGGAGTGCATCTCGAGCACTACACGAAGGATCAGTGGGCGTCCGGGAAGTCGGTGAGCCGGAGCGAGTTGAGGCCGGGTGACCTGGTCTTCTACTACTCCGACGTGCACCATGTGTCCATCTACATCGGTGGTGGCATGGTGGTGCACGCGCCGCACACGGGCGACTTCGTCCGGATGGCGACGATCGACCGCGGTCCCATCGCCGGCTATCGCCGGCCGGGCTAG
- a CDS encoding MarR family winged helix-turn-helix transcriptional regulator translates to MDHLPSWLLTQTAAHAHRLVGDGFAAVNARGYHLRLLTSLTVEGPASQADLGRRTGIHLSDLVGALNELESGGFVARSPDPADRRRNIITVTDAGRSRAWDLTVRAAQVQEELLEPLSRAEREQLVALLRRLLDHHRTVSPATPGTDAAAKMS, encoded by the coding sequence ATGGACCACCTGCCCAGCTGGCTGCTCACCCAGACCGCCGCGCACGCCCACCGCCTGGTCGGCGACGGGTTCGCCGCGGTGAACGCACGGGGCTATCACCTCCGGCTGCTGACCTCACTGACCGTCGAGGGGCCGGCCAGCCAGGCCGACCTGGGCCGGCGCACCGGCATCCACCTGAGCGACCTGGTCGGCGCGCTCAACGAGTTGGAGTCGGGCGGCTTCGTGGCCCGCTCCCCCGACCCGGCCGACCGGCGGCGCAACATCATCACCGTCACCGACGCCGGCCGCTCCCGCGCGTGGGACCTGACCGTGCGCGCCGCCCAGGTGCAGGAGGAGCTGCTGGAGCCGCTGTCCCGGGCCGAGCGGGAGCAGCTGGTCGCGCTGCTCCGGCGGCTCCTCGATCACCATCGGACGGTGAGCCCGGCCACACCGGGCACCGACGCCGCCGCGAAAATGTCGTAG
- a CDS encoding epoxide hydrolase family protein — protein MNEFRINLPQADLDDLTDRLARTRWPDELPGAGDDYGIPLARVRALADRWQKFDWRGHEAELNSYAQFVVEIFGDRVYFMHLRNSDPAALPLILTHGWPGSTVEFLDVVQRLAEHFHVVVPAIPGFGLSGPTTRRGWSQQRVAEAWAELMAMLGYSRYGAQGGDWGSGISRHLAAVAPGNVVGVHINYLPTVGLPDGLTPRDQARLARTTELAKNRHPHQLLFATGPQTPAYALNDSPAGLLAFWADKFDRWSDPATPVPDDRILADVAHHWFHRTAGSAARLVRESGVNVPVGCPAPLGVAVLPGDITQSIRPFAEQRYDVRHWTEFPRGGHFAALEVPDLFADDVITFFRTLTDG, from the coding sequence ATGAACGAATTCCGGATCAACCTGCCGCAGGCCGACCTCGACGACCTCACCGACCGGCTGGCCCGCACCCGCTGGCCCGACGAGCTGCCCGGCGCCGGCGACGACTACGGCATTCCCCTGGCCCGGGTGCGCGCGCTGGCCGACCGGTGGCAGAAGTTCGACTGGCGTGGGCACGAGGCGGAGCTCAACTCGTACGCTCAGTTCGTCGTGGAGATCTTCGGCGACCGGGTCTACTTCATGCACCTGCGCAACTCCGACCCGGCCGCCCTGCCGCTGATCCTCACGCACGGCTGGCCCGGCTCGACGGTCGAGTTCCTCGACGTCGTCCAGCGGCTCGCGGAGCACTTCCACGTGGTCGTCCCGGCCATCCCGGGGTTCGGGCTCTCCGGGCCCACCACCCGCCGCGGCTGGAGCCAGCAGCGCGTCGCCGAGGCCTGGGCCGAGCTGATGGCCATGCTGGGCTATTCGCGATATGGCGCGCAGGGTGGCGACTGGGGCTCCGGGATCTCCCGGCACCTGGCCGCCGTCGCCCCGGGCAACGTGGTCGGCGTCCACATCAACTACCTGCCCACCGTCGGCCTGCCGGACGGTCTCACGCCGCGGGACCAGGCCCGCCTCGCCCGCACGACGGAGCTGGCGAAGAATCGGCACCCGCATCAGCTGCTGTTCGCCACCGGCCCGCAGACCCCGGCCTACGCGCTCAACGACTCGCCGGCCGGGCTGCTCGCCTTCTGGGCGGACAAGTTCGACCGCTGGTCCGACCCGGCGACCCCGGTGCCGGACGATCGCATCCTGGCCGACGTGGCCCATCACTGGTTCCACCGGACCGCCGGATCCGCCGCCCGACTGGTCCGGGAGAGTGGGGTGAACGTGCCGGTGGGCTGCCCCGCCCCGCTCGGGGTCGCCGTCCTTCCGGGCGACATCACCCAGTCGATCCGGCCGTTCGCCGAGCAGCGCTACGACGTCCGGCACTGGACCGAGTTCCCGCGGGGCGGGCACTTCGCCGCGCTGGAGGTGCCGGACCTGTTCGCCGACGACGTGATCACCTTCTTCCGGACGCTCACCGATGGCTGA